From one Rhodamnia argentea isolate NSW1041297 chromosome 1, ASM2092103v1, whole genome shotgun sequence genomic stretch:
- the LOC115743909 gene encoding nuclear transcription factor Y subunit B-4-like produces MVDEQERLLPIANVGRIMKLILPPSAKISKEAKQTIQECASEFVSFVTGEASDKCHKENRKTVNGDDICWALSSLGFDDYAEAIVRYLHKYREHESERANHKQQTSKARDVTGQHDHEDKEEGDDDEGLCLTDSPRGKGITSTRHRHPAPLEFRIIDRNETSPF; encoded by the coding sequence atggttgaTGAGCAAGAGAGGTTGCTTCCAATCGCAAACGTGGGTCGGATCATGAAGCTAATCCTTCCACCAAGTGCAAAGATCTCCAAGGAAGCCAAACAAACCATCCAAGAGTGTGCCAGTGAGTTCGTGAGCTTTGTGACAGGTGAGGCGTCCGACAAGTGTCACAAGGAGAACCGCAAGACCGTGAATGGGGACGACATCTGTTGGGCTCTGAGTTCTCTAGGGTTTGACGACTATGCTGAGGCAATTGTCAGGTATTTGCACAAGTACAGGGAACACGAAAGTGAGAGAGCCAATCATAAGCAGCAAACTAGTAAAGCCAGAGATGTTACTGGTCAGCATGACCatgaagacaaagaagaaggtgacgatGATGAAGGATTGTGCCTCACGGATAGTCCAAGAGGAAAGGGTATTACTTCAACTCGTCACAGGCATCCTGCCCCGTTAGAGTTCAGAATCATTGACAGGAACGAGACCTCTCCATTTTGA
- the LOC115743962 gene encoding probable linoleate 9S-lipoxygenase 5 isoform X2, whose protein sequence is MDKLFHGILQAFDGGKDEADRRGQAGGSKKVKGTVVLMKKNVLDFNDFNASVLDRVHELLGQKVSLRLVSAVHGDPENGLRGKLGKPAYLEEWITTITPLTAGDSAFKVTFDWDEEVGVPGAIVVQNNHHSQFYLKTITLEDVPGEGRVHFVCNSWVYPADRYKKDRVFFSNKTYLPSQTPAPLVTYREEELVNLRGDGKGELQEWDRVYDYAYYNDLGDPDKGQKYARPVLGGSAEYPYPRRGRTGRPPTEKDPNSESRLPLVMTLNIYVPRDERFGHIKMSDFLAYALKAVGQFLKPELQTICDSTPNEFDSFQDVLNIYEGGFKLPDGPLVESLKENIPLELLKELVRTDGEGLLKYPMPQVIKEDKTAWRTDVEFCREMVAGVNPVVIRRLEEFPPASKLDPKIYGNQSSSIREELIQKQLNGLTVEQAIEMNKLFILDHHDALMPYLRRINTTTTKTYASRTLLFLNDDGTLKPLAIELSLPHPEGDEFGAVSKVYTPADQGVEGSIWQLAKAYAAVNDSGYHQLISHWLNTHAAIEPFVIATNRQLSALHPIYKLLHPHFRDTMNINALARQILINAGGILEATVFPAKYSMEMSSAVYKNWIFPEQALPADLIKRGVAVEDANSPHGLRLLIEDYPYAVDGLEIWSAIKTWVEDYCSFYYKSDEAVRNDKELQSWWKELVEEGHGDKKDQPWWPKMQTVKDLTETCTITIWVASALHAAVNFGQYPYAGYLPNRPTLSRRFMPEEGTPEFEELKQNPDKTFLKTITAQLQTLLGISLIEILSTHSTDEVYLGQRDTPEWTADAEPLEAFERFGKKLGEVEERIMRMNGDERWRNRVGPVEVPYMLLYPTSEGGVTAKGIPNSVSI, encoded by the exons ATGGATAAGCTGTTTCACGGGATACTACAGGCCTTCGACGGCGGCAAAGACGAGGCGGACCGCCGGGGCCAGGCGGGCGGGTCCAAGAAGGTCAAGGGGACCGTGGTGCTGATGAAGAAGAACGTCTTGGACTTCAACGACTTCAACGCGTCGGTGCTCGACCGCGTCCACGAGCTGCTGGGCCAGAAGGTCTCTCTGCGGCTCGTGAGCGCCGTCCACGGCGATCCCG AGAACGGTTTGCGGGGGAAATTGGGAAAGCCTGCATATCTGGAAGAATGGATCACTACCATCACTCCCTTGACGGCAGGGGACTCGGCGTTCAAGGTGACTTTCGATTGGGACGAGGAAGTGGGAGTTCCTGGGGCGATCGTCGTACAAAACAACCATCACAGTCAGTTCTACCTCAAGACGATCACCCTCGAAGATGTGCCCGGCGAGGGCCGAGTCCACTTTGTCTGCAACTCGTGGGTCTACCCTGCCGACCGGTACAAGAAGGACCGGGTCTTCTTCTCTAACAAG ACGTATCTTCCGAGCCAAACTCCGGCGCCTCTAGTGACGTACCGAGAGGAAGAGTTAGTTAACTTGAGAGGAGACGGAAAGGGAGAGCTTCAGGAGTGGGACAGGGTGTACGACTATGCTTACTACAACGATTTGGGTGATCCAGACAAGGGCCAGAAGTATGCCCGCCCTGTTCTAGGAGGATCTGCTGAATATCCCTATCCTCGCAGAGGAaggaccggtcgaccgccgaCTGAGAAAG ATCCGAATAGTGAGAGCAGGCTGCCTCTGGTCATGACCCTAAACATATACGTTCCTAGGGACGAACGATTTGGCCACATAAAGATGTCCGACTTCCTTGCTTACGCTCTAAAAGCCGTGGGGCAATTTCTGAAGCCCGAGCTACAGACTATATGCGACAGCACGCCCAATGAGTTCGACTCCTTCCAGGACGTGCTCAATATCTACGAAGGCGGTTTTAAGCTTCCCGACGGTCCTTTGGTTGAGAGTCTGAAGGAGAACATTCCCCTAGAGCTGCTCAAGGAACTTGTCCGGACCGACGGGGAAGGGCTTCTCAAGTACCCCATGCCTCAAGTGATCAAAG AGGATAAGACCGCCTGGAGAACCGATGTAGAATTCTGTAGAGAAATGGTCGCTGGAGTCAACCCTGTCGTGATTCGCCGTCTCGAG GAATTCCCACCGGCAAGCAAGCTAGACCCTAAAATATATGGCAACCAGAGCAGTTCAATAAGGGAAGAGCTCATTCAGAAGCAATTGAACGGATTAACTGTGGAACAG GCTATCGAGATGAATAAATTGTTCATATTGGATCACCACGATGCGCTCATGCCGTATCTGAGGCGGATAAACACGACTACCACCAAAACATATGCCTCTCGAACACTCCTCTTCTTGAATGACGATGGTACCCTGAAGCCGCTGGCGATAGAGCTTAGCTTGCCACATCCCGAGGGAGACGAGTTCGGCGCAGTAAGCAAGGTGTACACGCCGGCCGATCAAGGCGTCGAAGGTTCCATCTGGCAGTTGGCTAAAGCTTATGCGGCAGTTAACGACTCCGGCTATCATCAACTCATCAGCCACTG GTTGAATACTCATGCGGCGATTGAACCGTTTGTGATCGCGACAAATAGACAACTGAGCGCGCTTCACCCGATCTACAAGCTTTTGCATCCCCATTTCCGCGATACGATGAACATAAACGCATTAGCCAGGCAGATTTTGATCAATGCGGGTGGAATCCTGGAGGCGACCGTTTTCCCAGCAAAGTATTCCATGGAGATGTCTTCCGCAGTCTACAAGAACTGGATTTTCCCCGAGCAAGCCCTTCCCGCCGACCTCATCAAGCG GGGAGTCGCTGTAGAAGATGCAAACTCCCCGCATGGCCTCCGCCTACTGATCGAGGACTACCCCTACGCGGTAGACGGGCTCGAGATCTGGTCCGCCATCAAGACGTGGGTTGAGGACTACTGCTCCTTTTATTACAAGAGCGACGAGGCGGTTCGGAACGACAAGGAACTTCAGTCCTGGTGGAAGGAACTTGTGGAAGAGGGACACGGCGACAAGAAGGACCAACCCTGGTGGCCTAAAATGCAGACTGTGAAGGACCTAACAGAGACATGTACAATCACCATCTGGGTTGCGTCCGCTCTCCACGCGGCCGTGAACTTCGGGCAATACCCTTATGCAGGGTACCTCCCGAACCGGCCCACCCTCAGCCGTCGCTTTATGCCCGAGGAAGGTACTCCCGAATTTGAGGAGCTCAAGCAAAATCCTGACAAGACTTTCCTGAAAACCATAACTGCCCAGCTTCAGACGCTTCTAGGAATTTCGCTCATAGAGATCCTGTCAACGCATTCTACCGACGAGGTATATCTTGGGCAGAGAGACACCCCCGAGTGGACGGCGGATGCTGAGCCGTTGGAGGCATTCGAGAGGTTCGGAAAGAAGCTGGGAGAAGTCGAGGAAAGGATTATGCGGATGAATGGGGACGAGAGGTGGAGGAACCGGGTCGGGCCAGTCGAGGTGCCTTATATGCTACTTTACCCGACCAGCGAAGGCGGAGTGACCGCCAAGGGAATTCCCAACAGCGTCTCGATCTAA
- the LOC115743962 gene encoding probable linoleate 9S-lipoxygenase 5 isoform X1, giving the protein MTMERHHCKTILVLNFWIMDDNIGCHLFLLTGNLLPENGLRGKLGKPAYLEEWITTITPLTAGDSAFKVTFDWDEEVGVPGAIVVQNNHHSQFYLKTITLEDVPGEGRVHFVCNSWVYPADRYKKDRVFFSNKTYLPSQTPAPLVTYREEELVNLRGDGKGELQEWDRVYDYAYYNDLGDPDKGQKYARPVLGGSAEYPYPRRGRTGRPPTEKDPNSESRLPLVMTLNIYVPRDERFGHIKMSDFLAYALKAVGQFLKPELQTICDSTPNEFDSFQDVLNIYEGGFKLPDGPLVESLKENIPLELLKELVRTDGEGLLKYPMPQVIKEDKTAWRTDVEFCREMVAGVNPVVIRRLEEFPPASKLDPKIYGNQSSSIREELIQKQLNGLTVEQAIEMNKLFILDHHDALMPYLRRINTTTTKTYASRTLLFLNDDGTLKPLAIELSLPHPEGDEFGAVSKVYTPADQGVEGSIWQLAKAYAAVNDSGYHQLISHWLNTHAAIEPFVIATNRQLSALHPIYKLLHPHFRDTMNINALARQILINAGGILEATVFPAKYSMEMSSAVYKNWIFPEQALPADLIKRGVAVEDANSPHGLRLLIEDYPYAVDGLEIWSAIKTWVEDYCSFYYKSDEAVRNDKELQSWWKELVEEGHGDKKDQPWWPKMQTVKDLTETCTITIWVASALHAAVNFGQYPYAGYLPNRPTLSRRFMPEEGTPEFEELKQNPDKTFLKTITAQLQTLLGISLIEILSTHSTDEVYLGQRDTPEWTADAEPLEAFERFGKKLGEVEERIMRMNGDERWRNRVGPVEVPYMLLYPTSEGGVTAKGIPNSVSI; this is encoded by the exons ATGACAATGGAAAGACATCATTGTAAAACAATTCTTGTACTTAATTTCTGGATAATGGACGATAACATAGGCTGTCATCTGTTTCTTTTGACTGGAAATTTGTTGCCGG AGAACGGTTTGCGGGGGAAATTGGGAAAGCCTGCATATCTGGAAGAATGGATCACTACCATCACTCCCTTGACGGCAGGGGACTCGGCGTTCAAGGTGACTTTCGATTGGGACGAGGAAGTGGGAGTTCCTGGGGCGATCGTCGTACAAAACAACCATCACAGTCAGTTCTACCTCAAGACGATCACCCTCGAAGATGTGCCCGGCGAGGGCCGAGTCCACTTTGTCTGCAACTCGTGGGTCTACCCTGCCGACCGGTACAAGAAGGACCGGGTCTTCTTCTCTAACAAG ACGTATCTTCCGAGCCAAACTCCGGCGCCTCTAGTGACGTACCGAGAGGAAGAGTTAGTTAACTTGAGAGGAGACGGAAAGGGAGAGCTTCAGGAGTGGGACAGGGTGTACGACTATGCTTACTACAACGATTTGGGTGATCCAGACAAGGGCCAGAAGTATGCCCGCCCTGTTCTAGGAGGATCTGCTGAATATCCCTATCCTCGCAGAGGAaggaccggtcgaccgccgaCTGAGAAAG ATCCGAATAGTGAGAGCAGGCTGCCTCTGGTCATGACCCTAAACATATACGTTCCTAGGGACGAACGATTTGGCCACATAAAGATGTCCGACTTCCTTGCTTACGCTCTAAAAGCCGTGGGGCAATTTCTGAAGCCCGAGCTACAGACTATATGCGACAGCACGCCCAATGAGTTCGACTCCTTCCAGGACGTGCTCAATATCTACGAAGGCGGTTTTAAGCTTCCCGACGGTCCTTTGGTTGAGAGTCTGAAGGAGAACATTCCCCTAGAGCTGCTCAAGGAACTTGTCCGGACCGACGGGGAAGGGCTTCTCAAGTACCCCATGCCTCAAGTGATCAAAG AGGATAAGACCGCCTGGAGAACCGATGTAGAATTCTGTAGAGAAATGGTCGCTGGAGTCAACCCTGTCGTGATTCGCCGTCTCGAG GAATTCCCACCGGCAAGCAAGCTAGACCCTAAAATATATGGCAACCAGAGCAGTTCAATAAGGGAAGAGCTCATTCAGAAGCAATTGAACGGATTAACTGTGGAACAG GCTATCGAGATGAATAAATTGTTCATATTGGATCACCACGATGCGCTCATGCCGTATCTGAGGCGGATAAACACGACTACCACCAAAACATATGCCTCTCGAACACTCCTCTTCTTGAATGACGATGGTACCCTGAAGCCGCTGGCGATAGAGCTTAGCTTGCCACATCCCGAGGGAGACGAGTTCGGCGCAGTAAGCAAGGTGTACACGCCGGCCGATCAAGGCGTCGAAGGTTCCATCTGGCAGTTGGCTAAAGCTTATGCGGCAGTTAACGACTCCGGCTATCATCAACTCATCAGCCACTG GTTGAATACTCATGCGGCGATTGAACCGTTTGTGATCGCGACAAATAGACAACTGAGCGCGCTTCACCCGATCTACAAGCTTTTGCATCCCCATTTCCGCGATACGATGAACATAAACGCATTAGCCAGGCAGATTTTGATCAATGCGGGTGGAATCCTGGAGGCGACCGTTTTCCCAGCAAAGTATTCCATGGAGATGTCTTCCGCAGTCTACAAGAACTGGATTTTCCCCGAGCAAGCCCTTCCCGCCGACCTCATCAAGCG GGGAGTCGCTGTAGAAGATGCAAACTCCCCGCATGGCCTCCGCCTACTGATCGAGGACTACCCCTACGCGGTAGACGGGCTCGAGATCTGGTCCGCCATCAAGACGTGGGTTGAGGACTACTGCTCCTTTTATTACAAGAGCGACGAGGCGGTTCGGAACGACAAGGAACTTCAGTCCTGGTGGAAGGAACTTGTGGAAGAGGGACACGGCGACAAGAAGGACCAACCCTGGTGGCCTAAAATGCAGACTGTGAAGGACCTAACAGAGACATGTACAATCACCATCTGGGTTGCGTCCGCTCTCCACGCGGCCGTGAACTTCGGGCAATACCCTTATGCAGGGTACCTCCCGAACCGGCCCACCCTCAGCCGTCGCTTTATGCCCGAGGAAGGTACTCCCGAATTTGAGGAGCTCAAGCAAAATCCTGACAAGACTTTCCTGAAAACCATAACTGCCCAGCTTCAGACGCTTCTAGGAATTTCGCTCATAGAGATCCTGTCAACGCATTCTACCGACGAGGTATATCTTGGGCAGAGAGACACCCCCGAGTGGACGGCGGATGCTGAGCCGTTGGAGGCATTCGAGAGGTTCGGAAAGAAGCTGGGAGAAGTCGAGGAAAGGATTATGCGGATGAATGGGGACGAGAGGTGGAGGAACCGGGTCGGGCCAGTCGAGGTGCCTTATATGCTACTTTACCCGACCAGCGAAGGCGGAGTGACCGCCAAGGGAATTCCCAACAGCGTCTCGATCTAA
- the LOC115743908 gene encoding probable linoleate 9S-lipoxygenase 5, producing the protein MADAIETKSVTSSENGSKKMKCEMGEGGRIRGTVVLKKKKTTDFTSFASTVREVGRGLVDRLTGHDLAGKDVSLQFISAVNADPGNELRGKLGKPVHLEDPVNASTCLTSGELAFSLTHHLDQEMGVPGALLIRSNHHSEFFLKTVTLEDVPGHGQIHFVCNSWVYPAQYYTNDRIFFANKTYLPSETPAPLSKYREEELENLRGDGTGERKEWERVYDYACYNDLSEPKKGSKYVRPILGGSSDYPYPRRGRTGRPPTKEDPNVESRLPILQSLSIYVPRDERFSHIKFSDLLAFAVKSVAHFLLPAAEGQFDSTPGEFDNFQEILKIYEGGIKLQKNQFFESIMEEIPSEMLRELLRTDSDGFLKFPTPQVIKEDKSAWRTDEEFAREMLAGVDPIVICCLQEFPRESKLNPENNPEMRVYIEKNLGGLTPDEAIEEKKLFILDHYDILMPFLRGINATSTKTYATRTLLCLKEDGTLKPLAIELILPHPDGDEFGEISKVHMPAKDGIEGSLWDLAKAYVSVNDSGYHQLISHWLRTHAVIEPVVIATNRQLSVLHPIHKLLHPHFRDTMSINGFARQILINAGGALEMTVFPAKFSLEMSSAAYKNWVFPEQALPADLIKRGMAVEDANSRHGLRLVIEDYPFAVDGLEIWFAIETWVRDYCGFYYKNDEMVQEDTELQSWWKELREEGHGDLKDRPWWPKMQSLDELIQTCTIIIWVASALHAAINFGQYPYGGYLPNRPAMSRRFLPKEGTPEYEELETNREKAFLKTVTPQLQTLLGISLVEILSKHSPDEVYLGQRDTPEWTSDKAPLLAFERFGKRLEEIEQRIVDMNNDEKWRNRVGPVRLPYTLLYPSSEVGLTGKGIPNSISI; encoded by the exons atggcCGATGCGATCGAGACCAAGAGTGTGACGAGCAGCGAGAATGGCAGCAAGAAGATGAAGTGCGAGATGGGCGAGGGCGGGAGGATCAGAGGGACGGTcgtgctgaagaagaagaagaccacgGACTTCACGAGCTTCGCTTCGACGGTTCGGGAGGTGGGTCGCGGCTTGGTGGACAGACTGACGGGCCATGATTTGGCGGGGAAGGACGTGTCCTTGCAGTTCATCAGTGCGGTCAACGCAGATCCTG GGAATGAGTTGCGAGGGAAACTTGGGAAACCAGTACACCTGGAGGATCCGGTGAACGCTAGCACTTGTTTGACATCAGGTGAATTGGCATTCAGTTTGACACATCATTTGGACCAGGAGATGGGAGTTCCAGGAGCACTCCTGATTAGAAGTAATCATCACAGTGAGTTCTTCCTCAAGACAGTCACTCTCGAAGACGTCCCTGGTCATGGTCAGATCCACTTTGTTTGCAACTCCTGGGTTTATCCTGCTCAGTACTACACAAATGACAGGATCTTCTTCGCCAATAAG ACATATCTTCCAAGCGAAACACCAGCACCACTAAGCAAGTACAGAGAAGAAGAATTGGAGAACCTGAGAGGAGATGGAACAGGCGAGCGCAAAGAATGGGAGAGGGTCTATGACTATGCCTGCTATAATGATTTGTCCGAACCCAAGAAGGGTTCGAAATATGTCCGTCCAATTCTTGGAGGGTCTAGTGACTATCCTTATCCTCGTAGAGGAAGAACAGGCCGACCACCTACCAAGGAAG ATCCAAATGTTGAAAGCAGGTTACCTATCCTTCAGAGCTTGAGCATCTATGTCCCGAGGGACGAACGATTCAGCCACATAAAGTTTTCGGACTTGCTGGCTTTTGCTGTGAAATCTGTTGCCCATTTCCTTTTACCTGCGGCTGAAGGACAATTTGATAGCACCCCAGGTGAGTTTGATAACTTCCAAGAAATTCTAAAGATTTATGAAGGAGGTATCAAGCTGCAGAAGAACCAGTTCTTTGAAAGTATCATGGAAGAAATCCCTTCAGAGATGCTCAGGGAACTTCTTCGTACAGACAGCGATGGTTTCCTCAAATTTCCGACGCCCCAAGTCATTAAGG AAGATAAATCAGCGTGGAGGACAGACGAGGAGTTTGCAAGAGAGATGTTGGCTGGGGTGGACCCCATTGTCATCTGTTGTCTCCAG GAATTTCCTCGTGAAAGCAAGCTCAACCCTGAAAATAATCCAGAGATGAGAGTATATATAGAGAAAAACTTGGGCGGGCTCACCCCGGATGAG GCTATCGAGGAGAAGAAATTGTTCATTTTAGATCATTACGATATTCTGATGCCATTTCTTCGGGGAATAAATGCAACTTCAACAAAGACCTATGCCACAAGGACACTTCTATGCTTGAAAGAAGATGGAACTTTGAAGCCATTGGCAATTGAACTGATCTTGCCCCATCCTGATGGGGATGAATTTGGTGAAATAAGCAAGGTTCACATGCCAGCTAAGGACGGTATTGAGGGTTCACTTTGGGACCTAGCCAAAGCCTATGTTTCTGTCAATGACTCTGGCTATCATCAACTCATCAGCCACTG GTTGAGGACTCATGCAGTCATTGAGCCAGTTGTGATTGCCACCAATAGGCAGCTTAGTGTTCTTCATCCGATTCATAAACTTCTGCATCCTCATTTTCGTGACACCAtgagtatcaatgggtttgcaaGGCAGATCCTAATTAATGCAGGTGGAGCGCTCGAGATGACAGTTTTCCCTGCGAAGTTTTCATTGGAAATGTCATCTGCTGCTTACAAGAACTGGGTCTTTCCCGAGCAAGCACTCCCTGCTGATCTCATCAAGAG AGGCATGGCGGTTGAGGATGCTAATTCAAGACATGGGCTGCGCCTAGTCATAGAGGACTACCCGTTTGCTGTCGATGGGCTTGAGATATGGTTCGCCATTGAAACGTGGGTCCGGGACTACTGCGGCTTCTACTACAAGAATGATGAGATGGTGCAAGAGGACACCGAACTTCAGTCCTGGTGGAAAGAACTCAGAGAAGAAGGTCATGGCGACCTTAAAGACAGACCTTGGTGGCCTAAAATGCAGTCCTTAGACGAACTGATCCAAACTTGCACTATAATCATTTGGGTCGCTTCTGCTCTCCACGCAGCCATTAATTTCGGACAATACCCCTACGGAGGGTATCTTCCGAACCGGCCCGCGATGAGCCGGAGATTCCTTCCTAAAGAAGGAACCCCCGAGTATGAAGAGCTCGAGACGAATCGCGAGAAGGCTTTCCTGAAAACAGTAACTCCCCAGCTTCAAACCTTGCTAGGAATTTCCCTGGTGGAGATTCTGTCGAAGCACTCCCCCGATGAGGTTTATCTCGGGCAGAGAGATACGCCCGAGTGGACCAGCGACAAAGCGCCGCTTCTAGCATTCGAGAGATTCGGAAAGAGATTGGAAGAGATCGAGCAAAGAATCGTCGATATGAACAACGACGAGAAATGGAGGAACAGGGTCGGGCCAGTAAGGTTGCCTTACACTTTGCTTTATCCCAGCAGTGAGGTAGGGCTCACCGGCAAAGGGATCCCAAATAGCATATCCATATGA
- the LOC125315097 gene encoding uncharacterized protein LOC125315097, whose amino-acid sequence MASFVSIGFFSTPLSAPRNSTQEMCCRSNMGRLSSHATFPKAPKLLASWRSSRGTSSVNQWHRDHSAIPSRNLVDAISCGFGVDSCTDRVIAGFWVGPDIDDGWGFVEAFINQTL is encoded by the exons ATGGCCAGCTTCGTCTCCATTGGCTTCTTTTCGACGCCGCTCTCTGCTCCGAGAAATTCAACCCAG GAGATGTGCTGCAGATCAAATATGGGGAGACTTTCAAGTCATGCTACTTTTCCAAAAG CACCAAAGCTTCTAGCGTCTTGGCGCTCATCGAGAGGCACGTCCTCTGTGAATCAATGGCATAGAGATCATTCAGCTATACCATCAAGAAATCTTGTTGACGCCATTTCCTGTGGCTTTGGTGTTGATTCTTGTACCGATAGGGTGATAGCTGGTTTTTGGGTGGGTCCAGATATTGACGATGGTTGGGGATTTGTGGAAGCCTTTATCAATCAAACATTGTGA